One window from the genome of Dyadobacter sp. CECT 9275 encodes:
- a CDS encoding Tex family protein: MNYQLIAQQTSVSEKQVRNTIQLFDEGATLPFISRYRKEATGGLDEVQIGAIKEAYQRQTEVEKRREFILKSIADQGKLTPELKKQIEAVFSLVELEDLYLPYKQKRKTRAVIAIEKGLEPLALSIFSGKEQDPSRRAQSFLNDAVGSLEEALQGARDIMAEWINENQEARGKIRDIFKKGAVITSKVKKKKEEDGAKYRDYFEFSEPLAKIPSHRLLALRRGEEEGFLSVDISPDEDMALETLDRIFVKGSPAGKDEIIAAVSDSYKRLLKPGIETEFSNISKEKADQYAIQIFTDNLRQLLLASPLGQKTVLAVDPGYRTGCKVVVLDQRGNLMADKVIYPFEKATEAGETLKMLVEKWKVEAIAVGNGTAGRETEEFIKKLLTGLGKSEEVGLFMVSEQGASIYSASDVAREEFPDKDVTVRGSVSIGRRLMDPLAELVKIDPKSIGVGQYQHDVDQTALRNALDVVVESCVNSVGVNLNTASKHLLRYVSGLGPALAQNIVDFRAKNGNFKSRQQLLKVPRLGAKAYEQAAGFLRIENGINPLDNSAVHPERYEIVEKMAKDVGASVIDLIQKPEKRKQVNPSRYISDEVGLPTLQDILKELEKPSRDPRAQIQKFEFDKSVRKPEDLREGMVLPGIVTNITAFGAFVDVGVKQDGLVHVSQMADKFIKDPNEIVKLQQVVTVRVTEVDLSRKRIALSMKGM, from the coding sequence ATGAATTACCAGTTAATAGCACAGCAGACGTCCGTTTCCGAAAAGCAGGTCAGGAATACCATTCAGCTTTTTGATGAAGGAGCAACGCTTCCTTTTATTTCAAGGTATCGGAAAGAGGCAACAGGCGGTTTGGATGAAGTCCAGATCGGGGCGATTAAGGAGGCTTACCAGCGTCAGACTGAGGTGGAAAAACGCCGCGAATTTATCCTTAAAAGTATTGCGGATCAAGGGAAACTCACCCCAGAACTGAAAAAACAAATTGAGGCTGTTTTCTCTTTGGTCGAGCTGGAAGATTTGTATCTGCCTTATAAGCAAAAAAGGAAAACACGCGCTGTAATTGCTATCGAAAAGGGGCTTGAACCTTTGGCGCTGAGCATTTTCAGCGGAAAAGAGCAGGATCCGTCGCGCAGAGCGCAGTCATTCCTGAACGATGCTGTTGGTAGTTTGGAAGAGGCCCTGCAGGGAGCAAGGGATATTATGGCGGAGTGGATCAATGAAAATCAGGAAGCCCGCGGAAAGATCAGGGATATCTTTAAGAAAGGGGCGGTTATCACTTCCAAAGTAAAAAAGAAGAAGGAAGAAGATGGAGCCAAGTATCGTGATTATTTTGAGTTTTCCGAGCCTTTGGCTAAAATTCCCTCTCACAGGTTGCTGGCCCTCCGCAGAGGCGAGGAGGAAGGGTTTTTGAGCGTTGATATTTCGCCTGATGAGGATATGGCCCTCGAAACGCTGGACAGGATTTTTGTAAAGGGCTCACCGGCCGGGAAGGATGAGATTATTGCTGCTGTTTCCGACAGTTACAAGCGGCTTTTAAAGCCGGGTATTGAAACGGAGTTCAGTAATATTTCCAAGGAGAAGGCAGATCAGTACGCCATCCAGATATTCACGGATAATCTGCGTCAGCTTCTGCTAGCTTCTCCTCTGGGGCAGAAAACAGTACTTGCCGTAGATCCCGGGTACCGCACTGGCTGTAAGGTGGTGGTACTTGACCAGCGGGGGAATCTGATGGCCGACAAGGTGATCTATCCATTCGAAAAGGCCACAGAGGCGGGAGAAACTTTAAAAATGTTGGTTGAAAAATGGAAAGTGGAGGCCATAGCTGTGGGGAACGGAACGGCGGGTAGGGAAACGGAGGAGTTTATAAAAAAGTTACTTACCGGCCTGGGTAAGTCAGAGGAAGTGGGATTATTTATGGTGAGTGAACAAGGCGCTTCCATTTATTCGGCTTCGGATGTTGCCCGGGAGGAATTCCCGGACAAGGATGTTACCGTGCGGGGGTCTGTTTCCATCGGCAGGCGCCTGATGGATCCTTTGGCAGAACTCGTGAAAATTGACCCGAAATCTATTGGGGTAGGACAGTACCAGCACGATGTAGACCAGACCGCATTGCGAAATGCTTTGGATGTAGTCGTAGAAAGCTGCGTAAACTCCGTAGGCGTAAATCTCAACACGGCAAGCAAGCACTTGTTACGCTATGTATCGGGGCTGGGACCCGCTCTGGCGCAGAATATCGTAGATTTCAGGGCTAAAAACGGTAATTTTAAATCAAGGCAGCAACTTTTAAAAGTGCCCCGCCTCGGTGCCAAGGCTTATGAACAGGCAGCTGGCTTCTTACGTATTGAAAATGGCATTAACCCGTTGGATAACAGTGCTGTGCATCCGGAGCGTTACGAAATTGTAGAGAAAATGGCAAAAGATGTGGGGGCGTCTGTTATTGACCTCATTCAAAAACCGGAAAAGCGAAAGCAGGTAAACCCCTCCAGGTATATTTCTGATGAAGTGGGACTTCCAACACTGCAGGATATCCTGAAGGAATTGGAAAAGCCATCCAGAGACCCAAGGGCTCAAATTCAAAAATTTGAGTTTGATAAATCCGTCAGAAAGCCGGAGGATCTGCGGGAGGGCATGGTGTTGCCGGGGATTGTGACGAATATCACCGCCTTTGGTGCATTTGTGGACGTGGGCGTAAAACAGGACGGCCTGGTGCATGTTTCTCAAATGGCCGATAAATTTATCAAAGACCCCAATGAAATCGTCAAACTTCAGCAGGTGGTTACCGTCAGGGTAACAGAGGTGGATCTGTCGCGCAAAAGGATTGCGCTCAGTATGAAGGGGATGTAG
- a CDS encoding RsmB/NOP family class I SAM-dependent RNA methyltransferase — protein MKLHKVLVEAVLTGLQEIFVLNKQADKVVEQLLKSNKKWGARDRAFLAENIYEMCRWWRLINFSAGISEPLDSTDYWTLFATWLTIKPLHFSLENNQDLPQWAEFEGMDLEDILKRYREGLETRSIAESIPDWLDETGASELGDNWDTELMALNKQAPVVLRVNTLKTDIATVSSIFGPDETGLIPGVPHAVVLKKRQNVFSRDSFKMGYFEVQDAGSQLIAPYLDVHPGQTVIDACAGAGGKTLHIASLLENRGKIVAMDLDLRKLHELERRAKRNGVTCIKTDVIHSEKDIRALKETADRLLLDVPCSGLGVLRRNPDSKWKLKPSFLDAIRKTQWQILTGYSAMVKPGGKMVYATCSILPSESEEQVKRFVLERGHQWRLVSEQRTSVARDGFDGFYMALLEKQ, from the coding sequence TTGAAACTACATAAGGTATTGGTAGAAGCTGTTCTAACAGGCTTACAGGAGATATTCGTACTAAACAAGCAGGCGGATAAAGTTGTTGAGCAACTTCTTAAGTCGAACAAAAAGTGGGGGGCAAGGGACAGGGCCTTTCTCGCCGAAAATATTTATGAGATGTGCCGCTGGTGGCGGCTTATCAATTTTTCAGCAGGGATCAGTGAACCCTTGGATAGTACGGATTACTGGACTTTGTTCGCTACCTGGCTTACCATTAAGCCGTTACATTTTTCTTTGGAAAACAATCAAGACTTACCCCAATGGGCAGAATTTGAGGGAATGGATCTTGAGGATATACTGAAAAGATACCGGGAAGGGCTTGAAACCAGAAGTATAGCGGAATCCATTCCTGACTGGCTGGATGAAACGGGGGCGTCGGAACTGGGTGATAACTGGGATACGGAACTTATGGCTCTGAACAAACAGGCACCGGTGGTACTGAGGGTGAACACTTTAAAGACAGATATCGCCACGGTGTCCAGCATCTTTGGTCCGGATGAAACCGGTTTGATCCCGGGCGTTCCTCATGCTGTAGTTTTGAAAAAACGGCAAAATGTATTTAGTCGCGACAGTTTTAAAATGGGGTATTTTGAAGTGCAGGATGCTGGTTCACAATTAATTGCCCCATATCTGGATGTACACCCCGGGCAAACGGTTATTGATGCCTGTGCAGGGGCTGGGGGAAAAACATTGCATATTGCGTCGTTGCTGGAGAACAGGGGAAAAATTGTGGCAATGGACCTGGATCTCAGAAAGTTGCATGAACTGGAAAGACGTGCAAAAAGAAACGGCGTTACCTGTATAAAAACCGATGTCATACATTCCGAAAAGGATATTCGGGCGTTAAAGGAAACAGCAGACAGGCTTTTGCTGGACGTGCCATGCTCGGGCCTTGGGGTACTGCGTCGTAATCCCGACTCAAAGTGGAAGCTGAAGCCGTCGTTTCTGGATGCGATCAGAAAAACCCAATGGCAAATTTTAACGGGGTATTCGGCTATGGTAAAACCCGGGGGAAAAATGGTATATGCAACCTGTAGTATCCTACCTTCTGAGTCGGAGGAACAGGTTAAACGTTTTGTTTTGGAACGGGGCCACCAGTGGCGTTTGGTTAGCGAGCAAAGAACGTCGGTAGCCCGGGATGGATTCGATGGTTTTTATATGGCACTCCTGGAAAAACAATGA